The following are encoded in a window of Carya illinoinensis cultivar Pawnee chromosome 15, C.illinoinensisPawnee_v1, whole genome shotgun sequence genomic DNA:
- the LOC122296604 gene encoding TMV resistance protein N-like has protein sequence MTNIFQTAPSSSSCSSPRCISYDAFLSFHGKDTRKNFTAHLYTSLKQGGIFAFRDDEELERGEYISEKLLKAIEESKFAIVVLSRNYASSRWCLIELAKIVECMERRG, from the coding sequence ATgaccaatatttttcaaacagccccttcatcttcttcttgttcttcgcCTCGATGCATCTCATACGATGCTTTCCTCAGTTTCCACGGCAAGGACACACGTAAGAATTTTACGGCCCATCTGTATACATCTTTGAAACAGGGAGGAATTTTTGCTTTCAGGGATGATGAAGAACTAGAGCGAGGAGAATATATTTCTGAAAAGCTTTTGAAAGCAATTGAAGAATCTAAGTTTGCGATTGTAGTTCTCTCACGAAACTACGCTTCTTCGAGATGGTGCTTGATTGAACTCGCCAAGATCGTCGAATGCATGGAAAGACGGGGCTGA